The Cryptococcus decagattii chromosome 1, complete sequence genome includes a region encoding these proteins:
- a CDS encoding methylmalonate-semialdehyde dehydrogenase (acylating) — protein sequence MLSRQVTRNLFNRRAASTLAADINAAQDNGRWKGTSTLGGDAKLLIGGSWESSKTDKWSEVHDPSTQRLISKVPHATSSEMKRIVDVAENKFYEWSESSVLTRQRIMLDLQGLIRKYHKDIARNIVLEQGKTFADAMGDVTRGLQVVQMATNIPTELLGRNIEVSRDMDTSTRIEPLGVGAAICPFNFPAMIPLWSVAMAIATGNTLILKPSERDPGASAIIAELCEMAGLPSGVINILHGGVDAVNFICDEPRIKAISFVGGDKAGKHIYDRAGALGKRVQAQLGAKSEWITIVARADSLDHAIILPDANKSALKAVAGAAFGAAGQRCMALSVLVTVGDADWLPGLIEEAKALKMGNGFDEAADLGPVISPQARERIEQLIESCEKQGGRIVLDGRGATVKDYPNGNWVGPTILEATTDMDCYTNEIFGPALVVVKARDLNEAIELVNRNPYGNGAAIFTQSAVSSRKFEKKIEAGQVGINVPIPVPLPMFSWSGNKASVLGGASLYGPLGLNFWTKTKTITSLWREDAKEDRAAVAMPVHH from the exons ATGCTATCTAGACAGGTCACCAGAAACCTATTCAACAGGCGTGCGGCATCCACGCTCGCCGCCGATA TCAATGCTGCCCAAGACAATGGAAGGTGGAAAGGCACCAGTACCTTGGGGGGTGATGCGAAACTCCTCATTGGTGGCTCCTGGGAATCAAGCAAGACAGACAAATGGTCAGAAGTGCACGATCCTTCGACACAGCGCCTCATCTCGAAAGTCCCTCATGCGACCTCCTCGGAGATGAAGCGTATCGTTGATGTTGCTGAGAACAAGTTTTACGAATGGAGCGAATCAAGTGTGCTTACAAGGCAAAGGATCATGTTAGA CCTGCAAGGCTTGATCAGGAAGTACCACAAGGATATCGCACGTAACATCGT TTTAGAGCAGGGGAAAACCTTCGCGGATGCCATGGGTGATGTTACAAGAGGATTACAAGTGGTCCAAATGGCGACCAACATTCCTACTGAGCTGTTGGGTAGAAACATCGAGGTTTCACGAGACATGGACACCTCAACTAGGATCGAGCCACTTGGCGTCGGAGCTGCCATCTGTCCTTTCAATTTCCCGGCTATGATACCTTT GTGGAGCGTTGCAATGGCCATCGCTACAGGTAACACTCTTATCCTCAAGCCCAGTGAGCGCGACCCAGGCGCTTCCGCCATAATTGCTGAGCTGTGTGAAATGGCTGGTCTTCCTTCTGGTGTTATCAATATCCTCCACGGCGGCGTGGACGCCGTTAATTTCATTTGTGATGAGCCACGAATCAAGGCTATTTCCTTCGTTGGAGGCGATAAGGCAGGCAAGCACATCTACGACAGGGCTGGTGCTCTTGGGAAACGAGTTCAAGCTCAACTTGGAGCCAAAAGTGAGTGGATAACCATTGTTGCCAGAGCTGATTCATTAGACCATGCCATCATTCTCCCTGATGCCAACAAGAGCGCTTTGAAGGCTGTTGCTGGAGCAGCGTTCGGAGCCGCGGGTCAAAGATGCATGGCGCTTTCAGTTCTGGTTACGGTTGGGGATGCAGACTGGCTTCCTGGGCTTATTGAAGAGGCTAAAGCTTTGAAAATGGGCAATGGATTTGACGAAGCTGCCGACTT GGGGCCTGTAATCTCGCCTCAAGCTAGGGAGCGCATTGAGCAACTCATCGAGTCTTGCGAAAAGCAAGGAGGACGTATTGTTCTTGATGGTCGGGGTGCTACAGTTAAAGACTATCCTAACGGCAACTGGGTCGGCCCAACGATCTTGGAAGCTACAACCGATATGGACTGTTACAC GAATGAGATCTTCGGACCCGCTTTAGTCGTGGTCAAAGCTCGCGACCTCAATGAGGCGATTGAATTGGTTAACCGTAACCCCTATGGCAACGGCGCTGCTATATTCACTCAATCGGCTGTTTCATCCAGGAAgtttgaaaagaagatTGAGGCTGGTCAAGTCGGTATCAACGTCCCTATT CCTGTCCCTTTGCCAATGTTCTCTTGGTCCGGAAACAAAGCCAGTGTCCTTGGTGGCGCTTCTCTCTACGGCCCCTTGGGTCTTAACTTCTGGACGAAAACCAAGACGATTACTTCTCTATGGAGGGAAGATGCCAAAGAAGACAGGGCCGCCGTTGCTATGCCGGTTCACCACTGA